A region from the Paenarthrobacter aurescens genome encodes:
- a CDS encoding ABC transporter substrate-binding protein: MRPPTTPPAYGTVRSKQRTTPSRITAVAAAAVVAGLVLGGCGVRPAGVTDSAGGAKFTMSDSTPAPTKEIDNFNWAMYAEPFSLDYAYAFDYPDNTVLSNVCESLFRWNADLSTSPGLATRVENPDPLTWIYTIREGVKFHDGSEMTADDVVASLSRHLDPEVGSFWASAYQNVETIQKTGDFEVTVTMTRPDYVFNSSLVGATGVVESAKTLEAAGKDYGNSSTGVNCTGPFRFDQWEAGESITLKRFEDYWDPELKAKSGQVTFKMLPDATSRINAFQTGEIDGGFAIPSNAMDILKASKDAGSLYFGADTSVQSLVFSNLAGTFKDVRVRKALMMAINREALIKAAEQGYAKKTDALTTKSVWTDVPPQTTDEAFATLPSTPYDLEEARKLIKEAGAEGSKFVFATASLNAAFDITARAIASAAKEIGLEPEIQTMSNDKYTTLFSDPEARKNVDLLVTSWYLSSTEPLEMYSVLRTGDFSNYGGWSNAEFDDLVNTAYTVQDPEARGKLTGKAAALAAEDVVWGPLYETVTSMWLGKRITGADPSINYMYFPWAAQIGGR, translated from the coding sequence ATGAGACCCCCAACAACGCCACCTGCGTACGGTACCGTGCGCTCCAAACAGCGGACGACGCCGTCGCGCATCACCGCGGTTGCTGCGGCCGCCGTCGTGGCCGGCTTGGTCCTGGGCGGCTGCGGTGTTCGGCCCGCCGGCGTGACGGACTCCGCAGGCGGTGCCAAGTTCACCATGTCCGACTCCACGCCGGCCCCAACCAAGGAGATCGATAACTTCAACTGGGCCATGTACGCCGAGCCGTTCTCCCTGGACTATGCGTATGCCTTCGACTACCCGGACAACACTGTCCTGTCCAACGTGTGCGAGTCACTGTTCCGCTGGAACGCGGACCTCTCCACCTCGCCGGGACTGGCCACCCGCGTGGAGAACCCGGATCCGCTGACCTGGATTTACACCATCCGGGAGGGCGTGAAGTTTCACGACGGCAGCGAGATGACAGCTGACGATGTTGTGGCATCCCTGAGCCGCCATCTGGACCCTGAGGTGGGCTCCTTCTGGGCCTCCGCCTACCAAAACGTGGAGACGATCCAGAAGACCGGCGACTTTGAGGTCACCGTGACCATGACCCGGCCGGACTACGTGTTCAACAGTTCCCTGGTGGGTGCCACAGGTGTGGTGGAGTCCGCCAAAACGCTGGAAGCCGCGGGCAAGGACTACGGCAACTCCAGCACCGGCGTGAACTGCACAGGGCCTTTCCGCTTTGACCAGTGGGAAGCCGGGGAAAGCATCACGCTCAAACGGTTCGAGGACTACTGGGACCCGGAACTCAAAGCCAAATCCGGGCAAGTGACCTTCAAGATGCTGCCCGATGCCACCTCGCGGATCAACGCCTTCCAGACCGGCGAAATAGACGGAGGTTTCGCCATCCCGTCCAACGCCATGGACATCCTGAAAGCCAGCAAGGACGCCGGTTCACTGTACTTCGGTGCCGATACGTCGGTGCAAAGCCTGGTCTTCAGCAACCTGGCCGGCACCTTCAAGGACGTACGGGTCCGCAAGGCGCTGATGATGGCCATCAACCGTGAAGCCCTGATCAAGGCCGCCGAACAGGGCTATGCGAAGAAGACGGACGCGTTGACCACCAAGAGTGTGTGGACGGACGTGCCGCCGCAGACCACTGACGAGGCTTTCGCCACCCTGCCCTCCACGCCCTATGACTTGGAGGAAGCCAGGAAGCTCATCAAGGAAGCCGGGGCCGAGGGCAGCAAGTTCGTCTTCGCCACCGCCTCACTGAACGCAGCTTTCGACATCACGGCACGCGCCATTGCGTCCGCTGCGAAGGAAATTGGCCTGGAGCCCGAAATCCAGACCATGTCCAACGACAAATACACCACTCTCTTCTCCGACCCCGAGGCCCGCAAGAACGTAGACCTGCTGGTGACCTCCTGGTACCTCTCCAGCACCGAACCCCTGGAAATGTACAGCGTGCTCCGCACCGGCGATTTCAGCAACTACGGCGGCTGGAGCAATGCGGAATTCGATGACCTGGTCAACACCGCGTACACCGTGCAGGACCCCGAGGCCCGCGGCAAGCTCACGGGCAAGGCCGCCGCACTGGCAGCCGAGGACGTGGTGTGGGGGCCGCTCTATGAAACCGTCACGTCAATGTGGCTGGGCAAGCGCATCACCGGAGCGGACCCCTCCATCAATTACATGTACTTCCCGTGGGCAGCCCAGATAGGAGGCCGCTGA
- a CDS encoding ABC transporter permease, with protein MTATQQAQSTAPAAPTRKREKGRVRPVVFIAKKLLTLLATLFVASLAVFFSRFLVPGDPARFLLRGRSPKPEALEEITRQFGLDKPAWEQYFNWLGGILQGDWGRSLTYRQDVSDVLLGRLPTTLQLVALAALFITVLGLFAGIVASLNKGFGDRFILITLTAAGAVPPFVAATALVALFSVGLGWFPSFGSGDGGWDRIWHLTLPALALGITYIAMVARVTRSSMNEQLLREHVEVATSRGLTRGSVVARHVLRNALGPILTVSGVLVAGLLVSSAIIERTFGLSGIGQLLVQSIDRLDFGVVQAIVMVVVAAFVLVNTVVDLLQPLIDPRIAAGTESR; from the coding sequence ATGACCGCTACCCAACAGGCCCAAAGTACAGCGCCGGCTGCCCCCACCCGCAAGCGGGAAAAAGGCCGGGTTCGCCCTGTGGTCTTCATTGCAAAGAAGCTGCTGACCCTGCTGGCCACCCTCTTTGTTGCCTCACTGGCCGTGTTCTTTTCACGCTTCCTGGTCCCGGGAGATCCTGCCAGGTTCCTGCTGAGGGGTCGCAGCCCCAAACCCGAGGCACTGGAAGAGATCACCCGGCAGTTCGGCCTGGACAAACCGGCCTGGGAGCAGTACTTCAACTGGCTCGGCGGCATACTCCAAGGAGACTGGGGCCGCTCCTTGACCTACCGCCAGGACGTCTCGGACGTCTTGCTCGGACGGTTGCCCACCACCCTTCAACTGGTAGCACTCGCTGCGCTTTTCATCACCGTCCTGGGATTGTTCGCCGGCATAGTGGCCAGCCTCAACAAGGGCTTTGGCGATCGCTTCATCCTCATCACCCTCACCGCCGCCGGAGCCGTGCCGCCCTTCGTGGCAGCCACCGCCTTGGTAGCCCTCTTCTCCGTGGGCCTGGGCTGGTTCCCTTCCTTTGGAAGCGGCGACGGCGGATGGGACCGGATCTGGCACCTCACCCTCCCGGCACTGGCCTTGGGCATCACCTACATCGCCATGGTGGCCCGGGTGACCCGTTCATCCATGAACGAGCAATTGCTCCGCGAACACGTAGAAGTGGCCACAAGCCGGGGGCTTACCCGCGGATCCGTGGTGGCACGGCACGTCCTGCGCAACGCCCTGGGCCCCATTCTGACAGTGAGCGGCGTCCTGGTGGCCGGACTCCTGGTCTCCAGCGCCATCATCGAGCGTACCTTCGGGCTCTCCGGCATCGGGCAGCTCCTGGTGCAATCCATCGACAGGCTCGACTTCGGTGTTGTCCAGGCGATCGTCATGGTGGTGGTTGCAGCTTTCGTCCTGGTCAACACCGTGGTGGACCTCCTTCAACCCCTCATTGATCCGCGGATCGCGGCCGGAACGGAGTCCCGATGA
- a CDS encoding ABC transporter permease, which yields MTLAIQLPQAGLRRYGSLLSPMAWGALAVAAVVVLLSLFAPVLAPYDPDYVDLNNVLAGPGGQHLLGTDALGRDLLSRLMHGGRTSLLGPTIVVIGSTVLGLLLGLVAGWSEGWLGKVLGRLFDLLFAFPALLMAMLAIALFGKGLFAPILAMTIAYVPYVARLTQSLVVAERSRPYVQAYRVLGFRTPWVVLGRVLPNLIPTVGAQSTLNFGYVLADLAALSFIGLGVQPPTSDWGAMIEESRGALLGGYILPAFWPALVVVLVVVAVNVIGEELSDRIGGKLS from the coding sequence ATGACGCTAGCCATCCAGCTTCCCCAAGCGGGACTTCGCCGCTACGGCAGTCTCCTCTCACCCATGGCGTGGGGCGCGCTCGCCGTTGCCGCCGTCGTCGTACTTCTCTCACTGTTCGCCCCGGTCCTGGCGCCTTACGATCCGGACTATGTGGACCTGAACAACGTTCTGGCCGGACCCGGCGGGCAGCACCTGCTGGGGACCGACGCCCTGGGCCGTGATCTCCTCAGCCGGCTCATGCACGGTGGCCGGACCTCGCTGCTGGGGCCCACCATTGTGGTGATCGGATCCACCGTACTTGGCCTCCTCCTTGGTTTGGTGGCCGGCTGGTCCGAGGGCTGGCTGGGCAAGGTCCTGGGCCGTCTGTTCGATCTCCTCTTCGCTTTTCCCGCACTGCTCATGGCCATGCTGGCCATCGCATTGTTCGGTAAAGGTCTCTTTGCTCCCATCCTGGCCATGACTATTGCCTACGTTCCGTATGTTGCCAGGTTGACGCAGTCCTTGGTGGTGGCCGAGCGCAGCAGGCCGTATGTGCAGGCCTACCGGGTGCTGGGATTCCGGACACCGTGGGTGGTGCTGGGACGGGTTCTCCCCAACCTGATCCCCACTGTTGGCGCGCAGTCAACACTGAACTTCGGCTATGTGCTGGCCGACCTCGCGGCGCTCTCCTTCATAGGCCTCGGGGTCCAGCCACCCACCAGTGACTGGGGCGCCATGATCGAGGAATCCCGGGGCGCCCTCCTGGGCGGCTACATCCTCCCCGCCTTCTGGCCCGCGTTGGTAGTGGTCCTGGTGGTGGTGGCTGTGAACGTCATCGGCGAAGAACTCTCAGATCGCATCGGAGGAAAACTTTCATGA
- a CDS encoding ABC transporter ATP-binding protein, whose product MSQLLQIRNFTLGFPGRPPLLDNISLTVDDGEAVALVGESGSGKSLTTRAALGLLPGGSQSSGVVSVKGLDTLTASKQRLMELRRGHASMIFQDPRAGINPVRTVGDFLTETLLRCDGLSRAEANERAVKQLEQVGLRRAGGLMDQHPHQLSGGMLQRVMIAAALLNSPELLLCDEPTTALDVTTQAGIVKLLREEQQSRGMGMLFITHDLNLAASLCERVYVLRRGEVVEHGPTRTVFLTPEQDYTRQLVEATPVIETGAGSSVAAVPGLDPAPLLKVSGLSKTYQLPRGGTVTALDGAEFSLPEGGSLGIVGESGSGKSTLARLVVALETPSSGELTLRDIPRPHRPLKASERKALAKDVQIVFQDPYLSLDPRIPVGNAVADVFRLHQKQGRKEARDSARNLLGRVGIGPERFDALPRALSGGQRQRVALAKALAARPRLLVLDEATSALDVSVQAQVLELVEELRDQLGLTILFVTHDLAVVSRLCSEVLVMHQGRVVEQGPTARILEDPGDDYTRNLIASRPRPLWDAEPVTA is encoded by the coding sequence ATGAGCCAGCTTTTGCAGATCCGGAACTTTACGCTCGGCTTTCCAGGCAGGCCGCCGCTGCTGGATAACATCTCACTGACCGTGGACGACGGCGAGGCTGTCGCCTTGGTGGGGGAGTCCGGCTCAGGTAAGTCGCTGACCACCCGTGCCGCGCTGGGGTTGTTGCCCGGCGGCTCCCAGTCCTCCGGCGTCGTATCCGTCAAAGGACTGGATACCTTGACGGCCAGCAAACAACGCCTCATGGAGCTCCGCCGCGGCCACGCATCCATGATCTTCCAGGACCCCAGAGCCGGGATCAATCCCGTCCGGACCGTGGGGGATTTCCTCACCGAAACCCTGCTTCGCTGTGACGGGTTGTCCCGGGCCGAGGCCAACGAACGCGCCGTGAAGCAACTGGAGCAGGTGGGTCTTCGGCGGGCGGGTGGGCTAATGGATCAGCACCCGCACCAGCTCTCCGGCGGGATGCTCCAGCGCGTCATGATCGCCGCGGCACTCCTGAACTCACCGGAACTGTTGTTGTGTGACGAGCCCACCACCGCCCTGGACGTCACTACACAGGCGGGGATCGTGAAGCTCCTGCGTGAGGAACAACAGTCGCGGGGGATGGGCATGCTCTTCATCACCCACGATCTCAACCTTGCCGCCAGTCTGTGTGAACGCGTCTACGTGCTTCGCCGAGGCGAAGTGGTGGAGCACGGACCAACCCGGACTGTCTTCCTGACCCCTGAGCAGGACTACACGCGGCAGTTGGTGGAGGCGACACCCGTCATTGAGACCGGCGCTGGCTCTTCTGTGGCGGCGGTTCCCGGGCTGGACCCAGCCCCTCTGCTGAAGGTCTCAGGGCTATCCAAGACGTACCAGCTTCCCCGCGGCGGGACTGTCACCGCCCTGGATGGGGCCGAATTCAGCCTGCCGGAGGGCGGATCCCTGGGCATCGTGGGTGAATCAGGTTCCGGAAAGTCCACCCTCGCCCGGCTGGTGGTGGCCTTGGAAACCCCCTCTTCCGGTGAACTTACCCTGCGGGACATCCCGCGTCCGCACCGTCCACTGAAAGCCTCCGAACGGAAAGCCTTGGCCAAGGACGTCCAGATAGTGTTCCAGGATCCCTACCTGTCCTTGGACCCGCGCATCCCGGTAGGTAACGCCGTGGCCGATGTCTTCCGCCTGCATCAGAAACAGGGGCGCAAGGAAGCCAGGGACAGTGCCCGCAACCTGCTGGGCCGGGTGGGAATCGGGCCTGAACGCTTCGATGCCCTGCCCCGAGCACTCTCGGGTGGACAGCGGCAACGTGTTGCGTTGGCAAAAGCGCTCGCTGCCCGCCCACGACTCCTGGTTCTGGACGAAGCCACCAGTGCCTTGGACGTCTCCGTTCAGGCGCAGGTGCTGGAGCTTGTGGAAGAACTGCGGGACCAGCTGGGACTGACCATCCTGTTCGTCACCCATGACCTGGCTGTCGTCTCGCGCTTGTGCTCGGAGGTACTGGTGATGCATCAAGGACGGGTCGTGGAGCAAGGGCCCACTGCCCGAATCCTTGAGGACCCCGGAGACGACTACACGAGGAACCTCATCGCCTCGCGTCCCCGGCCCTTGTGGGACGCCGAACCGGTCACCGCCTAA
- a CDS encoding FAD-binding oxidoreductase, with product MNTTVFERNVPQATVVARALEGAAHRPFWIDHLKDSATRYPQLDGDAAADLVIVGGGYTGLWTALRAKEREPGRTVILLEGERVAWAASGRNGGFCEASLTHGHENGKNRWPDELEVLDRLGMENLDRMQEAVEKYGMDCEWERTGELNVAVEPHQVAWLQEDDTPGSVFLDQEAVRAEVDSPTYLAGRWHKDSVAMVHPYKLGLELARVAHELGVVIHEGTRVRELKDHEHGVTVVTERGTVEAAHVVLGTNVFPSLLKRNQLMTVPVYDYALMTEPLTPEQLASLGWAKRQGIGDVANQFHYYRITKDHRILFGGYDALYFWGRRVDQKHEHQPATWEKIASHFFTTFPQLEGLKFTHKWAGPIDSSTQFCAFFGTARKGRVAYAAGFTGLGVGATAFAADVLLDLLAGLDTERTRLEMVRKRPLPFPPEPLASLGINLTRWSMDRADHNQGKRNLILKALDAVGLGFDS from the coding sequence GTGAATACCACCGTTTTCGAACGGAATGTCCCCCAAGCCACCGTCGTGGCCCGTGCCTTGGAAGGTGCGGCCCACCGGCCGTTCTGGATCGACCACCTCAAGGACTCAGCAACCCGCTACCCACAGCTCGACGGCGATGCTGCCGCCGATCTGGTGATCGTCGGCGGCGGCTACACCGGCTTGTGGACAGCGCTGCGCGCCAAGGAGCGCGAGCCTGGCCGGACCGTGATCCTGCTGGAAGGGGAGCGGGTGGCATGGGCAGCGTCGGGCCGTAACGGCGGCTTCTGCGAGGCGAGCCTCACCCACGGCCACGAGAACGGCAAGAACCGTTGGCCGGACGAGCTGGAAGTGTTGGACCGGCTGGGCATGGAAAACCTGGACCGCATGCAGGAAGCCGTGGAGAAGTACGGCATGGACTGCGAGTGGGAACGCACAGGTGAGCTCAACGTTGCAGTGGAACCGCACCAAGTGGCGTGGCTCCAGGAGGACGACACCCCCGGCAGCGTTTTCCTGGACCAGGAGGCCGTTCGGGCGGAGGTTGATTCCCCTACCTATCTGGCGGGCCGCTGGCACAAGGACTCTGTGGCCATGGTCCACCCGTACAAACTGGGCCTGGAACTGGCACGGGTGGCTCATGAGCTCGGCGTAGTGATTCATGAGGGCACCCGTGTGCGGGAGCTGAAGGACCACGAGCACGGCGTCACCGTAGTCACTGAGCGCGGCACCGTGGAAGCGGCGCACGTAGTCCTCGGTACCAACGTGTTCCCGTCACTTTTGAAGCGCAATCAGCTCATGACAGTGCCGGTGTATGACTATGCGCTCATGACCGAACCGCTGACTCCTGAACAACTGGCCTCCCTCGGATGGGCCAAACGGCAGGGGATCGGGGATGTAGCCAACCAGTTCCACTACTACCGGATCACCAAGGACCACAGAATCCTGTTTGGCGGGTACGACGCCCTCTACTTCTGGGGCCGGCGCGTGGACCAAAAACACGAGCATCAGCCTGCAACATGGGAGAAGATCGCCTCGCACTTCTTCACCACGTTCCCGCAGCTCGAGGGGCTGAAGTTCACCCACAAGTGGGCCGGACCCATCGATTCAAGCACGCAGTTCTGCGCGTTCTTTGGCACCGCGCGGAAGGGCCGGGTGGCGTACGCGGCCGGATTTACGGGGCTCGGTGTGGGCGCCACGGCCTTCGCCGCTGATGTCCTTCTGGACCTGTTGGCCGGGCTCGATACCGAGCGCACCCGGCTGGAGATGGTCCGGAAACGGCCGCTGCCCTTCCCGCCCGAGCCCTTGGCATCCTTGGGCATCAACCTGACCCGGTGGTCCATGGACAGGGCCGATCACAACCAGGGCAAACGGAACCTCATCCTCAAAGCCCTCGACGCCGTGGGCCTGGGCTTCGACTCCTAA
- a CDS encoding TetR/AcrR family transcriptional regulator, with protein MSTTEPAPSAGAAEKKLRPGRTNATKQRLFEASMELIGERGAAGVTVDEIAAAAGVSKGTVYYNFGSKSDLIAQLLRHGVDIMLVRLQDVRGKSNDPLESMNNMVGQAMEFMDDYPSFARLWVSENWRTPGEWSAVFAELRAELLAVIGSAVESVAAGYKVDESIARGSLEAAIFGAIFVVGLDRQTYNPERTREQSVAAVMTIMHGYVIK; from the coding sequence ATGAGTACCACCGAGCCGGCCCCTTCCGCCGGCGCCGCGGAGAAAAAGCTCCGCCCCGGCCGAACCAACGCCACCAAGCAGCGACTGTTCGAGGCTTCCATGGAGTTGATCGGCGAGCGCGGCGCTGCGGGGGTGACCGTTGATGAGATCGCGGCCGCTGCGGGTGTGTCCAAGGGGACTGTGTACTACAACTTCGGCAGCAAGTCCGATCTGATCGCACAGTTGCTTCGGCATGGCGTGGACATCATGCTGGTACGGCTGCAGGACGTTCGCGGCAAGAGCAACGACCCCCTGGAATCCATGAACAACATGGTGGGACAGGCCATGGAATTCATGGACGATTACCCCTCCTTCGCCCGTCTATGGGTCAGCGAAAACTGGCGCACTCCGGGCGAGTGGAGCGCCGTGTTTGCCGAGCTGCGGGCTGAGCTACTGGCGGTGATCGGCTCGGCCGTTGAGAGCGTCGCCGCGGGATACAAGGTGGACGAATCGATTGCCCGGGGCTCATTGGAGGCAGCGATTTTCGGGGCCATCTTCGTGGTGGGCCTGGACCGGCAAACGTACAACCCTGAGCGCACCCGGGAGCAAAGCGTCGCAGCCGTTATGACCATCATGCACGGGTACGTCATCAAGTAG
- a CDS encoding YhgE/Pip domain-containing protein — translation MTVLRLARSELKRMTGGLLPKLTILALTMVPLLYGAVYLYANWDPYGNLNQIDAALVVEDTGATSKDGTELQAGKKVADSLVEGHVFNWKQVSSAEAADAGVRTGEYAFALRIPKDFSANLVSPGSFDAANQAMLHVTTNDANNYLLSTIVDKLTTAVHSTVAKEVGEETANQLLTGFGTIHASIVKAADGASELATGVGKLSDGAATLHTGTTQLVTGADQLVAGQTQLRDGAVQLNAGAGQLSSGLNELRNKTATLPSDSQKLADGAAQVAAGNAELNTKVQDVVGQLEAADKGLRTRVLESNARLVTAGVLTQEQADKVLADFDAAAASSPVTDAKAKIAGDAAKIQQLSDGSAAVSAGASKLAAATPALTDAISQAADGAGQLSTGAATLAAGQQSALDGAAKLDDGAHQLNDGAGQLASGAVTASDGSHTLATELAKGAGDIPNPNDEQKNSVSKVIADPVAVDNVSQAKAGSYGAGLAPFFLTLALWIGVFMLVQAMRPITQRALASNAPAWKIAVGGWLPFFVVSVLQATILTLVVNLGLGLNPAHPIGMWLFMLAAVMAFSAIIQGIVALMGTPGKFVVLILLVLQLVSSGGTFPWQTTPMPLHVVHEVLPMGYVVTGMRHLIYGGELSMIWPTVLGLLGYTLLGAALSTLAVRKHKMWTLKTLKPEIAV, via the coding sequence GTGACTGTTCTGCGGCTGGCCCGCTCCGAACTCAAGCGCATGACCGGCGGGCTCCTGCCCAAGCTGACCATCCTCGCCCTCACCATGGTTCCGTTGCTCTACGGCGCGGTGTACCTTTACGCGAACTGGGATCCGTACGGCAACCTGAACCAGATCGACGCCGCCTTGGTGGTTGAAGACACGGGCGCCACGTCAAAGGACGGCACGGAACTTCAGGCCGGCAAAAAGGTGGCAGACAGCCTCGTTGAGGGCCACGTCTTCAACTGGAAGCAGGTCTCCAGCGCCGAGGCCGCAGACGCAGGTGTCCGCACGGGTGAATATGCTTTCGCGCTACGCATCCCCAAGGATTTCTCGGCCAACCTGGTCTCCCCCGGTAGTTTCGACGCCGCCAACCAGGCCATGCTGCACGTCACCACCAACGACGCCAACAACTATCTCCTGAGCACCATCGTGGACAAGCTCACCACGGCAGTGCACTCCACTGTCGCCAAGGAAGTGGGCGAGGAAACCGCCAACCAGCTCCTCACCGGTTTTGGCACCATTCATGCGTCCATCGTGAAAGCCGCCGATGGTGCCTCGGAGTTGGCCACGGGTGTGGGGAAACTCAGTGATGGCGCCGCGACGCTGCACACCGGCACCACCCAGCTGGTCACCGGCGCGGACCAACTCGTGGCCGGGCAAACCCAATTGCGCGATGGTGCTGTGCAGCTGAACGCCGGCGCGGGCCAGCTGAGCTCGGGCCTGAACGAGCTGAGGAACAAGACCGCAACGCTTCCGTCGGATTCGCAGAAACTCGCCGACGGGGCAGCTCAAGTAGCCGCCGGGAACGCCGAGCTGAACACGAAAGTCCAAGACGTCGTCGGACAGCTCGAAGCGGCAGACAAGGGCCTCCGTACCCGCGTGCTCGAATCGAACGCGCGACTGGTCACGGCCGGTGTGCTGACACAGGAGCAGGCCGACAAGGTTCTGGCAGACTTCGATGCTGCCGCAGCGTCGAGCCCGGTCACCGATGCGAAGGCAAAAATTGCCGGTGATGCTGCCAAAATCCAGCAACTCTCCGACGGTTCAGCCGCTGTGAGCGCCGGAGCATCCAAGCTGGCCGCCGCCACGCCGGCGCTGACCGACGCGATCTCACAAGCAGCCGATGGAGCCGGGCAACTGAGCACGGGCGCAGCAACGTTGGCCGCCGGCCAGCAGAGCGCTCTTGATGGCGCAGCCAAGCTCGACGACGGCGCCCACCAACTCAACGACGGCGCAGGCCAGCTCGCCTCCGGTGCCGTGACGGCATCCGACGGTTCCCATACCTTGGCCACGGAGCTTGCCAAGGGCGCCGGAGACATCCCCAACCCGAACGATGAGCAGAAAAACAGTGTGTCCAAGGTGATCGCGGATCCGGTGGCCGTGGACAACGTGTCCCAGGCAAAGGCTGGTTCCTATGGCGCCGGGCTGGCACCGTTCTTCCTGACACTGGCCCTCTGGATCGGCGTGTTCATGCTGGTCCAGGCCATGCGGCCCATCACCCAGCGGGCCTTGGCGTCGAACGCCCCCGCCTGGAAAATCGCCGTCGGAGGCTGGCTGCCGTTCTTCGTGGTCTCGGTCCTGCAGGCCACCATCCTCACCTTGGTAGTGAATCTTGGCCTCGGATTGAACCCCGCACACCCCATAGGAATGTGGCTGTTCATGCTGGCCGCCGTCATGGCTTTCAGCGCCATCATCCAAGGCATCGTGGCGCTCATGGGCACACCCGGGAAGTTCGTGGTGCTGATCCTGCTGGTCCTGCAACTCGTGTCCTCGGGCGGAACGTTCCCCTGGCAGACCACGCCCATGCCGCTCCATGTTGTGCACGAAGTCCTGCCTATGGGATACGTGGTCACCGGCATGCGTCACCTGATCTACGGCGGCGAACTCAGCATGATCTGGCCTACGGTGCTGGGTCTGCTTGGATACACTTTGCTGGGAGCGGCCCTGTCAACGCTCGCCGTCCGCAAGCACAAAATGTGGACCCTCAAGACGCTGAAGCCGGAGATTGCCGTATGA
- a CDS encoding ABC transporter ATP-binding protein → MLSVQQLQINGRRGDLLPATSLQVRRGELLLVAGEGQDQRTALALALSGRMKPSNGVLSWDTTTKTKKIRLASALVDSPGVNEPEQHLSVRDLVTEDLSLIPRRYRGALLSKPWLKVNSFEDIAGLWIEQIPAARRLELLTALALADPATDLLVVDSPDRHSADQAAWLPRLQALASDAGRPLAVVAVVSALPDNWTGAAAVIGNSVTHPPEPETEAAPTQAKPAVVVEPATEPATEPKAKHAAQPAPETSAAAQAESENLQRTAK, encoded by the coding sequence GTGCTGTCCGTACAGCAACTTCAGATCAACGGCCGCCGGGGCGATCTCCTTCCGGCAACGTCACTTCAAGTCCGTCGCGGCGAACTCCTGCTTGTTGCCGGAGAGGGCCAGGACCAGCGGACCGCATTGGCGTTGGCTTTGAGCGGCCGCATGAAGCCCAGCAACGGCGTCCTCAGCTGGGACACCACCACCAAAACCAAGAAGATCCGCCTGGCCAGTGCATTGGTGGACTCCCCCGGCGTCAACGAGCCCGAGCAACACCTCAGCGTCCGCGACCTCGTCACCGAGGACCTCTCCCTCATCCCACGCCGCTACCGAGGTGCGCTGCTCAGCAAGCCGTGGCTGAAGGTCAACAGCTTTGAAGACATAGCAGGCCTCTGGATAGAACAAATTCCCGCCGCTCGCCGCTTGGAACTCCTCACCGCGCTCGCCCTGGCAGATCCGGCAACGGACCTCCTCGTGGTGGACTCCCCGGACCGCCACAGCGCGGATCAGGCGGCATGGCTGCCCCGGCTTCAGGCATTGGCGTCCGACGCCGGGCGGCCGCTTGCCGTCGTCGCGGTTGTCAGTGCCCTCCCGGACAACTGGACCGGAGCCGCCGCGGTGATCGGAAACTCCGTGACGCATCCTCCTGAACCGGAGACGGAAGCCGCGCCGACCCAAGCCAAGCCAGCGGTCGTCGTCGAGCCCGCAACCGAGCCCGCAACCGAGCCCAAAGCCAAGCATGCCGCCCAACCGGCTCCCGAGACATCAGCAGCTGCCCAAGCTGAATCCGAAAACCTTCAAAGGACTGCAAAGTGA